The genomic interval CTCTGGAGGCCAGGACGTTGCCGACTTTATCCCTTGAGACGCAATCCCAACCGAGGGATGGCAGGGACCTCTCCAAGTGGGAACAACAGACATCCTCCGATCCGCTCTCGCTGCGACAGGAGACCAGCTCCCTCAAAAAACGCCCATCACCGTCGTTCCAGCTCATCGCAGACATCCTTTAGAGCCTCCACAGCCTGGTTGAAATGGCGATCCTCCGCCACGAAGGGAGGCATAAAACGCAGGACCTTAGGTCCAGCGGGAAGTGCAAGGACACCTCTATCCTGAAGGGCCTTGACCAGCTCGGAGGATTTTACCGTCGTATCGACCCCTAAAAGGAGCCCCATGCCCCGAACCTCCCCTAGGATGGGAGAATCCAGCTTGCCGAGTATCTCCTTGAAGCGACTCCCTTTGGAGCTGGCCTGGAGTGGGTATTCCCTGTCCTGTAGAAGCTGCCATGAGGCCAGACCCAGAGCCGATACGAAGGGGTTTCCGCCGTAGGTCGTCCCGTGTCCTGCTATCGGGAAATCGCCGATCCAACCCTTCCAGACCACCGCCCCGACGGGGAAACCACCGGCCACTCCCTTCGCCAGGCAAACCACGTCTGGCTCCAGGCCCACCTGGCTGGAGGCCAACAGGGAGCCGCATCGCCCCCAGCCTGACTGTATTTCGTCGGCCACCAGAGGGACATCGAACTTAGAGCAGGCTTTGGATATAGCTTTCCCTATCTCCAAATCTAAAGGATAGACCCCTCCCTCGCCCTGGACTGGCTCCACGAACACGGCACAGGTATCCTCGTCCACAGCGCCGGGAAGGTCCTCCGGGGAGAGATGCTCCACCGGGTAAAGGGAGGTCTGCCAGGGTTTTCTGTACTTAGGGTTGAAGGTTAGGCCGAGAGCTCCCATAGTCCTGCCGTGAAAGGCCCTTCGCAGGGCCAGGATCTTACGTCGCCCGCTACGAGCGGTGACCAGTTTAAAGGCCGCCTCCATCGACTCCGTCCCGCTGTTGCACAAAAAGGCCTTTCCGTCGGGCAACAGCGATCTCAGTGCGTTAAGAAAAAGATCCCTAGGAGCGGAGGAGATTCCAAGCCCCACGGACCAGGGCGATTGGGAGGCCACCTTAGCCACCGATACCAGCTCTGGGTGACAGTGACCGAACAGGGAGGAACCGTGTCCCGTCATAAAGTCCACGTATTTTTTCCCTTTATCGTCCCACAGGTCGGCCCCCTGACCGGCTGATACGGTCAGACCCCGACCGCTGTAGAGCTCAGACATACCTTGGTCCCCTTTCCCTTCAACGCAGCTGACAGAGGTTCGTCGAGACGGCTATCGCCTAGGATGACGTCCTTGACCCCACCAGATAGGGCCTCCTCCGCCGCTACGATCTTTCTCTTCATGTTGCCCTTTGCCAAAGCCATGAGATCCTGAACCGATCCGCTGGAGACCAAAGACCTAGGATCGTGCTGGTCTGAGAGGACCCCTGGGACGTTGCTGAGTATCACCAAAACCTCGGACCCCAGAGACGACGCCACCAGTGCTGCCAGACGATCTCCGTCGACGTTCAGCAGCTTACCTGAGCTCTCTTCCAGGGCGATAGGAGGGATCACCGGCAGTATCCCTTTGTCCCACAGCCTGCCCACCGACTCGCCCTGAAAGGACGCCACCGAGCCGCTTCTGTTGCCCCTCAGCAACCTCACTCTGCCGTCCTCCACGCTTCTCAGGACGTCTTTACACAGGGCCCTGGCTCCGTAGACGCCGGGCCATACAGGAGAGCCACAGCAGCCCATCTCCGACAGGGAGGATATTATCTCCGCCGAGATGGCTCCGCATACCCCTTTGAAGACCACCATCTCCCTCTCACCTGTAAAGCGGCTCCTGAACCCCTTAGGGCTCGTCACGTAGACCGGCTCGATCCCCAGGGAGATACAGGCCTGTTCCATCTCGTGGCTGCCGCCGTGGACCAGTGCCCACCTCTCGCCCTGCTCCGTCCTGGCCGCAAGCTCTTTCAGGAGGGGGATAGGATCGTTGCCTCCTGCTCCCCCTATTTTGACCACTCCAACGGTCATGACACACCTCCTAAGCGGGATAAATCGGAGCTCCGTCCAGACCGGAGGTCTCCTCAAGGCCGAGCATCAGATTGGCCGCCTGGACGGCGGAGCCTGAAGCACCTTTCATCAGGTTATCCAGGGCGGACACCACCAGCAATCTGACTCCATCTTCGTGGAGGACGAAGCCGACGGAACAGTGGTTGCTGCCCAGAACGAACCTGGGGTCGGGCAACCTGAGATGGGACGGCCTGGCGGGACAGACGTTCCAGAAAGGACGCCCCTCGGTCGCCTTTCTGTAGGCCTTCCAGAGGACCGCCTCCTTGACCGGCTCCTTCAACGTCACCTGGGCCAGCATCTGGACCCCTCTGACCATCTCCACCGCCGTCATGGTCATGGTAAACAGATCCTCGGGCAGCCCGGTCTCCTGGATCACCTCCGCCAGATGGCGATGGCGGAAGGGCTCAAATACCCTCATGGTCCTGGTCCTGTAGGGGTGGTGACTGCCTTTGCTGGGAGAGCCACCGGCCTCTGATGAGCCGACCCGAAGCTCCATACGGACCGAGTCCACCAACCCGGTGCTCGCCAGAGGGGCCAAACCGAGAATAGCGCAGGAGGCGTTACAGCCGACTCCACTCACCAAGGACGAACTGGCTATATCCTCTCTGTGGAGCTCCGGAAGGCCGTAGACCGCCTGCTCCAGATAGGCCGGAGCACCGTGTTCCTCACCGTACCACCGGGCGTACTGGGCCGGATCTTTAAGGCGAAAATCTCCCGACAGGTCAACGACCTTAACTCCTCTCTCCCTGTAGTCCACCGCCACCTTCCAGGCCCCTCTGTGGGGAAGTGCCAGGAATACAAGGTCCGTCGGTATATCCATAGCCTCATCGGGAGAACTGTAGACCATCTCGGGATACCACAGCCTGAGATGGGGATGGTCGTGCCAGAGGGGCTTCCCAGCGGAGCCACGGGAGACGGCACAGACGACCTCCAGATTTGGGTGGTTTGCCAGTATCCGAAGCAACTCCCCTCCTGCCATTCCGGTGGCTCCCCACACGGCGACCCTGTAGGACATCACTTATCCCCCTCCATAAGGCTCTTACAGTGGGATATTATGGCTCCAGCCACGTCCACGCCGGAGCCCTCCACCGAACCGTGAAACTCCGCCTGACCGTTGACCTCGTTGACCGACCAGCTGTTCC from Dethiosulfovibrio salsuginis carries:
- the argC gene encoding N-acetyl-gamma-glutamyl-phosphate reductase, producing the protein MSYRVAVWGATGMAGGELLRILANHPNLEVVCAVSRGSAGKPLWHDHPHLRLWYPEMVYSSPDEAMDIPTDLVFLALPHRGAWKVAVDYRERGVKVVDLSGDFRLKDPAQYARWYGEEHGAPAYLEQAVYGLPELHREDIASSSLVSGVGCNASCAILGLAPLASTGLVDSVRMELRVGSSEAGGSPSKGSHHPYRTRTMRVFEPFRHRHLAEVIQETGLPEDLFTMTMTAVEMVRGVQMLAQVTLKEPVKEAVLWKAYRKATEGRPFWNVCPARPSHLRLPDPRFVLGSNHCSVGFVLHEDGVRLLVVSALDNLMKGASGSAVQAANLMLGLEETSGLDGAPIYPA
- a CDS encoding aspartate aminotransferase family protein, producing the protein MSELYSGRGLTVSAGQGADLWDDKGKKYVDFMTGHGSSLFGHCHPELVSVAKVASQSPWSVGLGISSAPRDLFLNALRSLLPDGKAFLCNSGTESMEAAFKLVTARSGRRKILALRRAFHGRTMGALGLTFNPKYRKPWQTSLYPVEHLSPEDLPGAVDEDTCAVFVEPVQGEGGVYPLDLEIGKAISKACSKFDVPLVADEIQSGWGRCGSLLASSQVGLEPDVVCLAKGVAGGFPVGAVVWKGWIGDFPIAGHGTTYGGNPFVSALGLASWQLLQDREYPLQASSKGSRFKEILGKLDSPILGEVRGMGLLLGVDTTVKSSELVKALQDRGVLALPAGPKVLRFMPPFVAEDRHFNQAVEALKDVCDELERR
- a CDS encoding amino acid kinase family protein is translated as MTVGVVKIGGAGGNDPIPLLKELAARTEQGERWALVHGGSHEMEQACISLGIEPVYVTSPKGFRSRFTGEREMVVFKGVCGAISAEIISSLSEMGCCGSPVWPGVYGARALCKDVLRSVEDGRVRLLRGNRSGSVASFQGESVGRLWDKGILPVIPPIALEESSGKLLNVDGDRLAALVASSLGSEVLVILSNVPGVLSDQHDPRSLVSSGSVQDLMALAKGNMKRKIVAAEEALSGGVKDVILGDSRLDEPLSAALKGKGTKVCLSSTAVGV